The following proteins are co-located in the Sphingobacteriaceae bacterium genome:
- a CDS encoding TlpA family protein disulfide reductase — MKKFTLTLLFVSISTLITLAGDGDKIPNATMKKLDGSKINSTSFSNDGKPMVISFWATWCKPCIAELNAIHETYGDWVKETGVKLIAISIDDARSSVKVGPVVKTKGWEYDIYIDENQDFKRAMNVNNPPQTFIIDGKGNIVWSHTGFSEGDEEKLYENVKKVAAGEKLEH, encoded by the coding sequence ATGAAAAAATTTACATTAACTCTACTTTTTGTATCAATCTCCACATTAATTACATTAGCCGGAGATGGTGATAAAATACCAAACGCCACCATGAAAAAACTGGATGGCTCTAAAATCAACTCTACTTCATTTTCAAATGACGGAAAACCAATGGTTATTAGCTTTTGGGCTACCTGGTGCAAACCCTGTATTGCTGAACTCAATGCCATTCACGAAACATATGGAGATTGGGTGAAGGAAACCGGAGTAAAACTTATTGCCATTAGTATAGACGATGCTCGTTCTTCTGTAAAAGTTGGTCCGGTTGTTAAAACCAAGGGATGGGAATATGATATTTATATAGACGAAAATCAGGATTTCAAAAGAGCTATGAATGTGAATAATCCCCCTCAAACATTTATTATTGATGGCAAAGGAAATATTGTATGGAGTCATACCGGTTTTTCGGAGGGAGATGAAGAAAAATTATATGAGAATGTTAAAAAAGTAGCCGCCGGCGAAAAATTAGAACACTAA